A region of the Bos mutus isolate GX-2022 chromosome 18, NWIPB_WYAK_1.1, whole genome shotgun sequence genome:
ATACCATACCTCTGAGGACAAAAGAATTCccttttgtccatttcttttgaCAAAACAAATGTTAAAGTTTAAAATTCATCTTGTAGTTAATATTTGGAAACTTTGTACAGCTTTAATACCTATTAACTACATGTTTGGGGGTTTGGTACTGCTGTTTTTCTAACAGTTAACCCCAAATTAAACTAGTAAGAAGGTGAGAACTTGGTCTCCACTTGATGTTGGTGGTAGCTAGTTGTGGTCTCCCTCCAAACCAAGCTTTAAGATCCAGTAGCTTCTTtatttccaactctcacattgttaGATGGCACACTCTAAGTAAAAGTGTGACACTGGGATATACTTAAGGAAGCAAAATATTCCATTAAATGTTTCTCCAATTTGAGAAATGCATAGATCCActagcctcccctcccccccccacttTTAATATAACTTCAATGTTATTTTTTACTATAATGTTACAGAATGTGTACAGAAAAACCTCTGCCTATAGTTTCTATGGGACTAGACAACTTACCATGAACTGATGACTGTTTTGGTGAATCTGTCACTGCTTACCACATATTGGTGAGCAGTGATAGGACTGGGGCAGTGGTGGGACTCCAGTGGAGGTGCTGGTCACTGTGCGTCACTGGGTAACGATCCCGGTGTCTCCTACCTTCACCTTAGCAGCACTGCAGCCACTGTGCCTCCAGATTGCTGTGATGTCATCTGGCCTTGGAACTGACCACAATTATGAAGTACATTCTTCATAACAGCACATACTTGGTGACAGTTAAAAGTATTACCACTCGGATTCATTGTGATACATTCTGAAGCAATACTTGGTTAGAAGGTACTCATGCTTAAGATGATGGCTGAGAGAAAAACATGTAGACTCTGTCAGAACTCAGAGACTGACAGACACACTGTCCTGAGGGGTAGGAGTGTGAGGCCTACTCAGGGCCCCAGCTGTGCTTGTAGATGGTGAGTTAGCCCCTGGACCCTGGATGTCCATTTCATTTCTAATGTAGTAGGTAATGGTACTTCCGTTGTAGGCTGATGTGAGAATAAGATGCAGGTAAATCTCTCCTCCATGAAGACAGTGGGTGTTCAATAAGTCTTTTTCTCCCTGTGGGTGCTAAAGAAGCCACAGATAAAAGAAGACATATCAAGTGTCTGAACAACGTAACAGTCTTTCAGTGGGTTTTGGATAGCTTTAGGGGTGACGGTTATCATTCAGGTGGATGGTAGCAGAATGAGGAGGGTTAGCTGGAGGAGTTTGACCACTGTCTCTTGCTCACTCTTCATCCATTTAAATGTTTCTACACACTTCCATGCTGTGCTTTGCTCTCCTATGCTGTAGCACTGGGCAGAAAGAAGTCCTGAAACAGGTTTTGCCCCTTGTATCTTACAGGAGCAACAGGTATCATCTAACAATTTGatatgaataaaaaaaatctcccagcGACTGTGTACTGAGAAATAAGTCCATACATTCAAATAGTTGGAAATAAACCTGCTTAATGTTTATTCCCAACaggtaaaaactgaaaaatgacaGCCCAAAGGAAGGGTGGAAATCGCTCTTCTGAAGTAATAGTCTATGTAGAAACCCACTAAATAGGTTTGGTAAGCCACTGAGTTTTCGATGTTAAAGCAAAAATTCTTCCTGTGAGCCAAATGTGGGTATCATGCCAATTCTATTCTGGAATATCTTATGCGTGGCCCTGAGACTGGCCTAAGTGTTACTTGTGGAGTTAATCATTACCCCAGCAGTGGTCTAAATTGCTTGATTCCGTGCTTGGTTCAACAGTACATACACTAAACTGCTTGATTCCACTGGGCTGCACACACAGGAGTCTCCAGGGAGCAGCATGTTCCCTTTGCTTTTTGTGGCTGGACTGGTGGTTCTGAACCTAGTGAGCTCTGCTAGGAGCCAGAAGACAGAACCCCTTAGTGGCACTGGGGACCAGTCCCTCTTCCGTGGAGCAGATCGACACGACTTTGCCATTGTGATCCCTCCAGGAGGCACAGAATGCTTCTGGCAATTTGCCCACCAGACTGGCTACTTCTATTTCAGTTATGAGGTGGGTACGTGGTCATACTGGGGacttgtttttcttgtttgttcatttccttttataaagGGGGTCAGGTTTTAAATAAACACAAGGTTCTAGTTGTCTTTATTATGCTATGACTCCCCACCTGTTAGTGAAATGGGTCTGCAGTTAAATGGAAACTTTATAGATGAATAATCACTAAAACATATGGTTTGGTTTCTCAAATTTGGGGCTGTGGCAGCGTGCCCGAAGTCATGGGACAAACTGGGTGCCTCTTCCTGGAGAGAGAATCATCACATTTACTTGAATTTGGAGAtgagaggggaaagaaagagtccattttttaaatattaaaataatatggaTATGGTACCAAgctgaacaaaaaaaaatcacacggACTTTGGAGACAGACCCAGAGATTTCAAAGACGCTTCAGTTTATGAAGTTGGGGAAACAATATTACTCTCTTGCCTTTAGGGGTAATTCCCACAAATTGAAGAATCACCGACTCAAGGTTTCTCTATGTAATCAGTCCTGTTGCTTAAATACTTTAAGCCAAGTACTTTAATCCATGCTGTGCCCAAGGATGGTCTTGCTCACCAGTAACTTAGTTGttcatttcctttgttctttaCCTTGGAAACCTATTAACTTTCTAAATTttgtttacatattaaaaaactaTATTAGTCTTATGCCAATGtaacttaaaattcattttatactAACTTATCAGAGATTTTCCTTATCTCTGAATTAATAATAGAATAGTAGCTACCACACAGCTCACAGCCTGGGCTTGTCCAGCTTGGAGACAAGTGCCTATTGAATGCCTTACTTGCTGTCAAGTATCAAAAAAGCCCAAGTCTGGTATACCACTGGGGACGTCAAAACCAAGTTGAGTTCAGCCAAGAACTACATGGCCAGATTCAAGCTCTGAGACACGTTTTCTCACCAGGTGCTACTGGCATTTTGGACAATTCTTTGTCTTGCTTACTGTTTCTAACATGGCAGGATGTTCAGCATTGCTGCCTCCCGGCCCTCCCCTACTCGCATGCAACATCAATGCGATACCTCAACCCAAATTCAAGGTGGGGGTTGGGCAGTACCACCCCTGACTGAGAACCACCGTACTGATGGTCACTGGATGTCAATCTTACCATTCAGTTAGCTTCCTGATGATGTAGCACGGGCTTTCCTCCCTCTTTAATGTGTCTCGGCAGGTTCAGCGGACAATAGGAATGTCACATGACCGGCATGTTGCTGCCACTGCACATACCCCACAGGGTTTCCTTATAGAGACCTCTAAGAATGTTCGGGGACAGATTAACTTCTCTACCCACGAAacaggtctgttttcattctcaCAGCTATTGTAATAATCATGTATTTCTTTGAAACTGGGAAAATAATGAGGAAATATTGAAATTAATAAGTACTGAGATGCAAAAGCCCTGACTTTTCCACATATGGATGGTGAAacagtaggggaaaaaaattaaccttGAAAACCAGAAACCAGATTTCCTGTAGACTGCCAATGGCCAAGGACATTAATCAGATGTCCTTGATTGGGCTCCAGAAGCTCGATTTTATTTCATCATCTCCAGTGAACCAGATTATGGGAAAGTGATCAAAACAGGCAGATCCATTTATGATACAGAATtacaattaataaatttattatggGATAGTACCCCAGTCATCGGAACAACTTGAGCCAGTTACCAAAAAGCAGACTCAGAATATAAGGAAAATGCATGGCCATGACAAATATCCACATTCTACAACAAAGCACTTCTCCAGTCGCCATAAAATTCCCACAGTCAGATCGAGCCTGTCCTCACTCCGGACAGCACTAGTCAGTATGAACTGTTCTCTGTACCAGCCAGGTGCACAAAAAAAGACAGTATTTCTCAACAGGTACATAAGACAATCCTTCAGTTCACAGCACAGGGTATCAGCATTATTATTTAACATCTTGGCCCCGATATGCCAGTAGTGCCTTCCAGTCGCTTAAGACGATCAAATACCCTGCCACATCTTTCGAACCCTGCTCCTCCCCACTGCTCCCCCACCGCCACGTGCAGGAGGCGACCTCAGTTGAGAATAAGCATCAGTACATACCCCAAACCAGCAGCCCCCATACAAACCACCTTGCAGGAAGTCACTCCCGGATAGCTTCTTTCATTCATACAGCATCCATCTTTTTCCTACTTTCAAGATCAAGATGATATCCCAGCTCTAATGGTGTACAAGCAGGCAAACAATATGCTCTTAATATGCTTGTGGTTAGAAATAGCTTAGAAGATGTGAGAATTACAGGTTGAAAAAGATGAAAACGTTTTCTATCCAATACAGAGCTCAAGTTACTAAAATCTGGCAAAACATTATAGTATTTAGTAAAATACATTTCAGGTAGGATCTTCCACATCAAAAACTGAATCTTTGCAGTTTTGTCTATAGTAGCACATTTAATTTTGGAGAACAGTTATCTCCAGGGAAATTTAGAGGGTTGGAGGGTAGGAGATCAAGAACTTGGTAATGATCTCGGAATTTGTACAGGTTTTTATCAGCTTTGTCTAGCAAACCAGCAAAATCGCTTTGCTTCCGTCCAAGTATACCTCAACTTTGGAGTCTTCTATGAGGGGCCTGAGATGGACcacaaagagaatgaaagaaaacaactgaATGATACTCTGGATGCAATTGAGGTAACTGTTCCATGGGAGAGAAACATCCATGGAAACTAAGTTTAAATTTGGAGGAAAGATTAGAATTAGTGGGAATAATATCATACTAGTAAAAGCTCATTTGGGTAGAAACCAAACAGGCGAAAAGATTTGAAGCCTTTAATTTTGTGACTTGGAGCTCTTGAAATTCCTCACTTGATGCCTCTACCAGGCATCAGCAAATAATGGCTCGCAGCCTTTTAATTTAGATATAATACACCACTTTTAGTGTACAGTTTAGTGGTTTACAAAGTCCTGCAACCATTACCAGCATCTAATTCCAGAagtttcatcactccaaaaataAACTGCATGCCTGTTATTCACTCTCTGTTCTCCATGCCCCCCTAGTCCTGGGTAATCCCtcactaatctattttctgtttctacagATTTGCCTCTTCTGTACATTTCACATGAGGGGACTCATAcaatgtggccttttgtgtttggcttctttcattgagcatgttttcaaggttcagccacattgtagcatgtgttagtacttcattcctttttctggatgaataatattctattgtatatatgcaaTGTATTTTGTTTCTTATCAGCTGGTAGGCATCTGGGTTATTTCCACttcttggctatcataaataatgATGCTGTGAgcacctgcatatagatttttgTATGAACATACTTCTATTTCTGTACACATAAAAGTGGTATACTCTGCTAGTATGATAACTTTTTAACTTCAATGAGGAACTGCTCTTTTCCACTGTGGGTAACACATTTTACATCCCACCAGCAGTGTCTGTTGAGAGCTGcaatttctctatatccttgccAGTGTGTTTGTTATAGCAATCTAGTGGGTGTAAGTGGTATCTTGTGGTTTTTGAGTTGTGTCTCCAATGACTAATGACACTGAAcatttttccatgtgttttttgGCCTTTTGTAATATCTActtcagagaaacatctatttaaatCCTTTGTCCATCTTAAAATctagtttttttaaatggtggAGTTCTAAGagtcctttatatattctagataacagtcctttatcagatatatggtttgcaaatattgagttggccaaaaaagcTTGTTCAGGATTTTCTAGCCTATCTTCCAGAAAAACTTTTCAACCAATACAGTATTTTATCCCACTGTTTGGGATCTCTCTCCACTTTCTTGACAGTCTCCCTGATGCACAAAAGCCCAGTTTTTGTAAGTcaagttttactggaacaaaACAATGCTCATTTGACAATTATAGTTGGTCCCCCTCTGTATCTGCAAGTGGAGAATCTGAAGATATGGAGGGCTGACAATGGGACCAGAGCATCCTCTGCAGGTCCTGGGACCAACCTCCCTGAAGATACTGGGGGACAGCTAACTGGGCACATGTCCGTGGCTGCTTTTGTGCCACAGTGGCAGAGTTTAGTAACCGCAACAGAGACTGTATGGCTTTCAAAGCCTAGAATATTTACTGTCCGGCCCTTCAGTAAAAAATTTGCAGGCTCTTATCTTCTACCATATACAAAGAACAGAAGACACTGCCCAGAAATCATTGATGTGCTGAGTATATGTCTACATCTAGACATACTCTGGAAGAGCTTTCTGGTTTCAGCACTGAAGtttttcattgtaaaaattattttttaaaaactgacgtCCAGGTAATTTTTTCATATACAACAAAACTAGCCATTTACCAACAACTCCAATAGcccatttttttttgttctgcACCCTCAATAGCCAACttttacatatcataaaatcACGTGAATATAGGAGGTTAGTGTTGGTGGGTGCCCAGGCGAGGCTAGATGAGAGGTAAAAAGGAACCCTTTCTGTATTCCACTTTCTGTCCCACAGGAGAGCACACGAAAGGTGCATTACAATATCTTTCACATGTGGCGACACTACAACTTCGCTCGCATGAGAAAAACAGCtgactttttccttctccaatcaaacTATAACTATGTGAATTGGTGGTCAACAGCCCAGAGCCTTGTCATTGTTCTTTCTGGGATCCTGCAGCTGTATTTCTTGAAGCGTCTCTTCAATATCCCAATGACTACAGAAACACAGAAGCCAAGATGCTAACCTCAAATGACTACAGTGCCCTAGCTCTTTCCTTCTGGGCACAAGCTTTGTTAAATCTTTGTAaagttgggaaaaaaatcaattttagaaaGTTGTACTCTATGGCTCTCATCTACACAGGcaaaacagcaataaaataataaaatgtgttaaGTTCTGACACTGATTATTTCTAAAGTATGCACTAAATGCTATCATCAAAATACTGCCCATCATATTGCAATCTCTTAACCTTCACTATATCTATTTAGAAATTAACAGAGAACCTTGGAAGAGAAAAGAGTTGAAACAAATgggacaaaaatatataaactgggGTTTATATGTTG
Encoded here:
- the TMED6 gene encoding transmembrane emp24 domain-containing protein 6, with the protein product MFPLLFVAGLVVLNLVSSARSQKTEPLSGTGDQSLFRGADRHDFAIVIPPGGTECFWQFAHQTGYFYFSYEVQRTIGMSHDRHVAATAHTPQGFLIETSKNVRGQINFSTHETGFYQLCLANQQNRFASVQVYLNFGVFYEGPEMDHKENERKQLNDTLDAIEESTRKVHYNIFHMWRHYNFARMRKTADFFLLQSNYNYVNWWSTAQSLVIVLSGILQLYFLKRLFNIPMTTETQKPRC